CTTGGTATCCTCCTGGCCCAGGCAAACAGAATATAACGGGTAAAGAACCTTTATGTGCCGGAAGGAGATAAATTTTTGTACGCCCATTGGCAGAGAATGGTGATATACTAAGGATCTATCATATAAGGCGAGGGGGTAATCGATGCATTTTGAAGAAGATGATGTGCTTCTGAGAATTTATCTGGGCGAATCCGACATGTATCATGGACGGCCCGTGTATGAACAGATAGTCCTTAAGGCCCGGGAACTAAAACTCTCGGGAGCTACGGTTTTGCGGGGGATTATGGGCTTTGGGGCCCACAGCCATATGCATTCTGCGGGGATTCTTACCCTTTCTGCGGACCTACCCATTGTAATCGAAATAGTCGACAGGGAAGAAAAGATAGATATGCTCCTTCCCTTCCTGGATGAAATTATGATAGAAGGGCTTGTTACGAAAGAATCCATCCATGTGTATCGATATCGGAAAGAAAAATAGTTCTTCCTGAAAAGGGCCTTTGGGAATTGGGGAGCCCTTCTAACAAAGAAAAACCTCTACTCTCCGAAAAGCCTCGCCGGGGCGCTACCATACAGAATAAAGTCTTGTATTTAGATAAAGAAAAAAGCCTGGGTCTCTTCTTTCTTGTTCGAAAAGATAGTTCTGGATGTATGATATATTTATTATATTGTCAAAATAATATATATTTAAATCATGAATAGACCAGACAGCGTAACCCAACATAAAAAATGGCCCTCTGTCCTATCGGTTATTTTTGTCGCAATGGTAAGTGTGGGCGGTTATTTTTTCCCTTTTCTGGGATTCTTGGTGATCATATTGATAGTGCTGGCGGTGGGGCTTAGTTTTCGGTATACCCGTTATTTTTGCGGGAAGGTATGCCCGAATGGCACATACCTTACGGCGGTTCTGGGGAAGGTTTCCAGAAAACATCGGCTGCCACCGTGGTTGTATACGCCAGAACTTCGGAGAGCCCTTTGTGGGTTTATGTTTTTTTGTATGATAAACCTCA
The Thermanaerothrix sp. DNA segment above includes these coding regions:
- a CDS encoding DUF190 domain-containing protein produces the protein MHFEEDDVLLRIYLGESDMYHGRPVYEQIVLKARELKLSGATVLRGIMGFGAHSHMHSAGILTLSADLPIVIEIVDREEKIDMLLPFLDEIMIEGLVTKESIHVYRYRKEK